One genomic segment of Candidatus Krumholzibacteriia bacterium includes these proteins:
- a CDS encoding right-handed parallel beta-helix repeat-containing protein — MRSPLLVLAVVALLGGAVSVARGADQATPGGGPEWLAGLTLVVLDSDDVGSLHAAHALIRSQGGTIALLSPPSLLIGWIPPEKNAALLGRAHIRAIHRRPVSSSGLGIEDASSQRMVEFFNAAVRGDLRRPAELQKPGAWPQGTSDALPPEPLEPWAYLQNLQANGLDPGQLAARGLLVGKAGPDASIEGNSDRMTGTVTVTILFVESDGTGADPNQYTWTPADVQNYVNGVNVGLAWWSAQAQQNNNCWVAFFVRWVEPTDARCRQWREMVLHPSGDVAAMASDVMAKFGYNSGTHTTRVTAFNTAQRATYGTNWAYTSFVAYNPEPAAGQLTDGRSAFAYLLGPYSFLLFRSYGWRPDEVFTHESGHIFGACDEYASGCTCGTLCIDQPNGNCEACGGGVSCMMRANTFTLCTYTDDQVGWQDAVPCAPPPLTPPTATAVLPAFAYQGTTLQVTIAGNNLLYGAFAEFGDGVALVSSSVVGDDSLKLNLQIGNDATPGLRNVVVKNRDLQSSMLVNAFQIRTTTRHYYASSGSNVFPYHTPATAATTLGAAIDAAAPGDTVLLRSGTLPFGSLVLNKGVLLSGAWNTGFTARNLATGKTVIDLTGNVYIAVTGSGTGGLDGFELRNGSGGAWNTPVSGHYGGAVSIVSSTGLVANCDIHSNHATTFADFGGGGGLFASNSTVTLTGNTIHDNTATRGGGIYLYGSSGTVTGNTINANVVSAGPQTARGAGIVLDTCSNLTLGNNVIDGNTGAESGGGLYVINSSTVSVQGGSIAHHTVTSSGGGVRLEASQVDFQDVRLAHNASSFSEGALAAVNSSALLLDGCEVLWNSSAFLYAGVHATGPTAHVRHSLFVGNSSLVGGAGLMLENVTSGAVTGNTFDRNSAGNGAGSLGLNAAAIPVSNNIVVNTTGTGVGCTGAQPTLLAYNLAWNNSTANYSGCSPGAGSIGGDPRFADTTLVNYRLQVHSPAIDAGRTDAGFEDPDGSRGDLGRYGSHAFVMAQPSYPKNLTAQTQGGHIVLRWRRNPEADVAFYAVYCDSSSGFAPSAANFVTSVASPDTTVDLGPPGTCDNYTVSAVDTDGYASGYAAKAQLSPPTDSPLPVAWRFRLQPSVPNPFNPTTTIRFELEHVAPVRLEIFDLTGRLVRTLLQGTQGAGAHGILWDGRDGRGERVPSGVYLLRLQSEGRALSQKLAVLK; from the coding sequence ATGCGCTCCCCCCTCCTGGTTCTCGCGGTCGTCGCTCTGCTCGGCGGCGCCGTCTCCGTCGCCCGCGGCGCCGACCAGGCCACCCCTGGCGGCGGGCCCGAGTGGCTCGCAGGCCTCACCCTGGTGGTTCTCGACAGCGACGACGTGGGCTCACTGCACGCGGCGCATGCCTTGATCCGCTCCCAGGGTGGGACGATCGCGCTCTTGTCGCCGCCTTCTCTCCTCATCGGCTGGATTCCACCGGAGAAAAACGCGGCACTCCTGGGAAGGGCGCACATTCGTGCCATCCATCGGCGTCCCGTTTCCAGCTCCGGCTTGGGAATCGAGGACGCTTCCTCGCAGCGCATGGTGGAGTTCTTCAACGCCGCCGTGCGCGGCGACCTCCGCCGGCCGGCGGAGCTGCAGAAACCTGGCGCTTGGCCCCAGGGGACGAGCGACGCGCTCCCGCCGGAACCCTTGGAACCCTGGGCCTATCTGCAGAACCTGCAGGCGAACGGCCTCGACCCCGGCCAGCTCGCTGCACGTGGCCTGCTGGTGGGCAAGGCCGGTCCGGACGCCAGCATCGAGGGCAACAGCGACCGGATGACCGGCACGGTGACGGTGACCATCCTCTTCGTGGAGAGCGACGGCACCGGCGCGGACCCGAACCAGTACACCTGGACGCCGGCGGACGTGCAGAACTACGTGAACGGCGTCAACGTCGGCCTCGCCTGGTGGAGCGCCCAGGCGCAGCAGAACAACAACTGCTGGGTGGCCTTCTTCGTGCGCTGGGTGGAACCGACGGACGCACGCTGCCGGCAGTGGCGCGAGATGGTGCTGCACCCTTCCGGCGACGTGGCCGCCATGGCCAGCGACGTCATGGCCAAATTCGGCTACAACTCCGGGACCCACACGACCCGTGTCACCGCCTTCAACACCGCCCAGCGAGCCACCTACGGCACCAACTGGGCTTACACCTCCTTCGTGGCCTACAACCCCGAGCCGGCGGCGGGGCAGCTCACCGATGGGCGTTCGGCCTTCGCCTACCTGCTGGGTCCATACAGCTTCCTGCTCTTCCGCAGTTACGGCTGGCGCCCGGACGAGGTTTTCACCCATGAATCGGGACACATCTTCGGGGCCTGCGACGAGTACGCCAGCGGCTGCACCTGCGGCACCCTCTGCATCGACCAGCCCAACGGCAACTGCGAGGCCTGCGGCGGCGGCGTCTCCTGCATGATGCGCGCGAACACCTTCACCCTGTGCACCTACACCGATGACCAAGTGGGCTGGCAAGACGCGGTGCCCTGCGCGCCGCCGCCGCTCACGCCGCCCACGGCCACGGCGGTCCTGCCGGCCTTCGCCTATCAGGGCACGACACTGCAGGTGACCATCGCCGGCAACAACCTCCTCTACGGCGCCTTCGCCGAGTTCGGCGACGGCGTCGCGCTGGTGAGCTCCAGCGTCGTGGGCGACGACTCCCTGAAGCTGAACCTGCAGATCGGCAACGATGCGACTCCGGGCTTGCGCAACGTGGTGGTGAAGAACCGGGACCTGCAATCGAGCATGCTGGTGAACGCCTTCCAGATCCGCACCACGACGCGGCACTACTACGCCTCCTCCGGCAGCAACGTCTTCCCTTACCACACACCGGCGACGGCGGCCACGACGCTCGGCGCCGCGATCGACGCCGCGGCGCCGGGAGACACCGTGCTCCTCCGCAGCGGCACGCTGCCCTTCGGCTCCCTCGTCCTCAACAAGGGTGTGCTCCTCTCCGGCGCCTGGAACACCGGCTTCACCGCCCGCAACCTGGCGACAGGTAAAACCGTCATCGATCTCACCGGGAACGTCTATATCGCCGTGACCGGCAGCGGCACCGGTGGCCTCGACGGCTTCGAGCTCCGCAACGGCAGCGGCGGGGCGTGGAACACCCCGGTGAGCGGTCACTACGGCGGGGCCGTGAGCATCGTCAGCTCGACCGGTCTGGTGGCGAACTGTGACATCCACTCCAACCACGCCACGACCTTCGCCGATTTCGGCGGCGGCGGCGGCCTTTTCGCCAGCAACAGCACGGTGACCCTCACGGGCAACACCATCCACGACAACACCGCCACTCGTGGTGGCGGGATCTATCTCTATGGCTCGTCCGGCACGGTGACGGGCAACACGATCAACGCCAACGTGGTGAGCGCCGGCCCGCAGACGGCGCGGGGCGCCGGCATCGTGCTCGACACCTGCAGCAATCTGACCTTGGGGAACAACGTCATCGACGGCAACACCGGTGCCGAGAGCGGCGGCGGGCTCTATGTGATCAACTCCTCCACGGTGTCCGTCCAAGGCGGCTCGATCGCGCACCACACGGTGACGAGCAGCGGTGGTGGCGTGCGACTGGAGGCGTCGCAGGTCGACTTTCAGGACGTCCGTCTGGCGCACAACGCCTCCAGTTTTTCGGAGGGCGCCCTCGCTGCCGTGAACAGCAGCGCCTTGCTCCTGGATGGTTGCGAGGTCTTGTGGAACAGCTCGGCCTTCCTCTACGCCGGCGTGCACGCCACCGGGCCCACCGCGCACGTGCGCCACTCGCTCTTCGTGGGCAACTCCTCCCTCGTCGGCGGTGCCGGATTGATGCTGGAGAACGTGACGAGTGGCGCGGTGACGGGCAACACCTTCGACCGCAACAGCGCCGGCAACGGCGCCGGCAGCCTGGGGCTGAATGCCGCGGCGATCCCGGTGAGCAACAACATCGTCGTCAACACCACCGGCACCGGGGTCGGATGCACGGGTGCGCAGCCCACCTTGCTCGCCTACAACTTGGCCTGGAACAACAGCACGGCGAACTACAGCGGTTGCAGTCCCGGCGCCGGCTCCATCGGCGGCGATCCGCGCTTCGCCGACACCACCCTGGTGAACTACCGCCTGCAGGTGCATTCCCCCGCCATCGATGCCGGTCGGACCGACGCGGGCTTCGAGGATCCCGACGGCTCCCGCGGTGATCTGGGGCGTTACGGCTCCCACGCCTTCGTCATGGCACAGCCCTCGTATCCCAAGAACCTGACGGCCCAGACGCAGGGCGGCCATATCGTCCTGCGCTGGAGGCGCAACCCCGAAGCGGACGTCGCCTTCTATGCGGTGTACTGCGACAGCAGCAGCGGCTTCGCGCCCTCGGCGGCGAACTTCGTCACCTCGGTCGCCAGTCCGGACACGACGGTGGATCTGGGACCGCCGGGGACCTGCGACAACTACACCGTGTCCGCCGTCGACACGGACGGCTACGCCAGCGGCTACGCCGCCAAGGCTCAGCTGTCGCCACCGACGGATTCTCCCCTCCCGGTCGCCTGGCGCTTCCGCCTGCAACCGAGCGTGCCGAATCCTTTCAACCCGACGACGACGATCCGCTTCGAGCTGGAACACGTCGCTCCGGTGCGCCTCGAGATCTTCGACTTGACCGGGCGCCTGGTGCGGACGCTGCTCCAGGGCACCCAGGGGGCCGGGGCGCACGGCATCCTCTGGGACGGCAGGGACGGGCGCGGCGAGCGCGTGCCTTCGGGCGTCTACCTGCTGCGCCTGCAGTCGGAAGGCCGAGCCCTGTCGCAAAAACTCGCGGTCCTCAAGTAG
- a CDS encoding HAD-IIIA family hydrolase: MPYCAACATLRGMPETQAALRLLFVSSLPRWGGRERWILQAASGLVARGHEVQVVARPGSKVLARAAEAGLRARPVHTDRALHPRTLFAMRRLLVSFRPHAVFVQLDRELASVVVGAWGGWKPLLFQKRGAHRAHLPHLHRSFLARRLTRTLTSTEYARAWLASQAGFAADTVRVVRDGVSLDVSMPSEDRAVLRRQLKLPRKPKLVLHLGMLEPGKGQETTLRALAALRASRSGAVPTVAFIGTGPEEARLHDLCHQLGVRPHVEWVGFRTNVSSYLAAAELAIVPTHDEGLSWTLLEAMAQRVPLIATATEGGKELLRDGDNVLLVPPEDPEALAAAMLRLLEQPELAAALARRGWESVCDGWNLESMLDDLESLVFAHLLRQQGGRSRAAFFVDRDDTLIRNVPYNTDPNTVDLVPGAARALPWLREAGIPVFVVSNQSGIAQGLQSEDEVRAVNERLRTLLRAAGAEVQGMYYCPHHPEHTGPCDCRKPEPGMLLRAAREHGIDLGASLMVGNAARDLEAGRRAGTAAVGFAGAGVESDLDPTETSYSSWTRLVRDFLQRRWAATR, translated from the coding sequence ATGCCTTACTGCGCCGCCTGTGCTACCTTGCGCGGCATGCCGGAAACCCAGGCGGCACTGCGCCTGCTCTTCGTGAGCTCGCTTCCCCGCTGGGGCGGCCGCGAGCGTTGGATCCTGCAGGCCGCCAGCGGTCTCGTGGCCCGCGGTCACGAGGTGCAGGTGGTGGCGCGTCCAGGCAGCAAGGTGCTGGCCCGTGCCGCCGAAGCCGGTCTGCGGGCCCGGCCGGTGCACACCGACCGGGCTCTGCACCCGCGGACGCTCTTCGCCATGCGCCGGCTGCTCGTGAGCTTCCGTCCCCACGCGGTCTTCGTGCAGCTCGATCGCGAGCTGGCCTCCGTCGTCGTCGGCGCCTGGGGCGGCTGGAAACCACTCCTCTTCCAGAAGCGGGGCGCGCACCGGGCGCACCTCCCGCACTTGCATCGCTCGTTCCTGGCGCGGCGCCTGACACGGACGTTGACCAGCACGGAGTACGCCCGCGCCTGGCTCGCGTCGCAGGCGGGCTTCGCTGCCGACACGGTGCGTGTCGTCCGCGACGGTGTCAGCTTGGATGTGAGCATGCCGAGCGAGGATCGAGCCGTGCTGCGGCGCCAGCTCAAGCTGCCGCGCAAGCCGAAGCTTGTCCTGCACCTGGGAATGCTCGAGCCCGGCAAGGGTCAGGAGACAACGCTGCGCGCCCTGGCGGCCTTGCGCGCTTCGCGCTCCGGGGCCGTGCCCACCGTGGCGTTCATTGGCACGGGTCCGGAGGAGGCAAGGCTCCACGATCTCTGCCACCAGCTCGGCGTGCGCCCGCACGTCGAATGGGTCGGCTTCCGTACCAACGTGAGTAGCTATCTCGCTGCCGCCGAACTCGCCATCGTGCCCACCCACGACGAGGGGCTTTCCTGGACGCTCCTCGAAGCGATGGCGCAGCGGGTTCCGCTCATCGCCACCGCCACCGAGGGCGGCAAGGAGCTGCTGCGGGACGGCGACAACGTCCTGCTCGTGCCGCCGGAGGATCCGGAGGCGCTGGCGGCCGCGATGCTGCGCCTCCTGGAACAGCCGGAGCTGGCCGCGGCTCTGGCGCGGCGCGGTTGGGAAAGCGTCTGCGACGGCTGGAACCTGGAGTCGATGCTCGACGACCTGGAGAGTCTCGTCTTTGCGCACCTGCTGCGACAGCAGGGAGGGCGGTCGCGGGCGGCCTTCTTCGTCGACCGGGACGATACCCTCATTCGCAACGTCCCTTACAACACCGACCCGAACACGGTGGACCTCGTCCCCGGCGCGGCGCGCGCCTTGCCCTGGCTGCGTGAAGCCGGGATCCCGGTGTTCGTGGTGAGCAATCAATCCGGCATCGCACAGGGGTTGCAGAGCGAGGACGAGGTGCGCGCGGTGAACGAGCGGCTGCGCACTTTGCTGCGCGCCGCGGGCGCGGAGGTGCAAGGAATGTACTACTGCCCGCACCATCCCGAGCACACCGGCCCCTGCGACTGCCGCAAGCCAGAGCCCGGCATGCTGCTCCGCGCCGCCCGGGAGCATGGCATCGATCTGGGCGCGAGCCTCATGGTGGGCAATGCGGCCAGGGATCTCGAAGCCGGACGGCGGGCAGGCACCGCTGCCGTGGGCTTCGCCGGCGCCGGCGTGGAGTCCGACCTCGACCCGACGGAGACCTCGTACTCGAGCTGGACCCGCCTGGTCCGGGACTTCTTGCAGCGAAGGTGGGCCGCTACTCGTTGA
- a CDS encoding saccharopine dehydrogenase C-terminal domain-containing protein — protein MKILVLGAGKQGRAAAYDLLRNPEVEEIGIADADAEALESTRAFLGDRRVSPQQVDALEAETLVETLQPFDACLNAASAVHGLDITRAAIAAHTHLCDLGGSSEVLSRQLELDTLAFERGVTVVPGCGLAPGLATLLAAHGIRRLDETQSVHIRVGELPRRPVGPLQFGLAFPVETLLERYSERAVLIRDGVRLSVEPLTEVEEIEFPEPYGTLEAFNTAGGLSTLPSTFAGKVRHMDFKSVRYPGHCALVRPLFVLGFLRQEMETIGDLEVRPREVTARLLEKMLPADGEDAVLLRVTVVGSKYGGRRRLEYELIDIADTEAGLSATMRCTAFTASAVVQHLAAGKIGRHGVIPPERCLPEDEMIEQLRRRGLDIVQRQS, from the coding sequence ATGAAGATCCTCGTCCTCGGCGCCGGCAAGCAAGGCCGTGCCGCCGCCTACGACCTGTTGCGCAATCCCGAGGTCGAGGAAATCGGCATCGCCGATGCAGACGCCGAAGCCCTCGAATCGACGCGCGCCTTTCTCGGCGACCGGCGCGTGAGCCCGCAGCAGGTGGACGCCCTCGAAGCGGAGACGCTGGTCGAAACGCTGCAGCCCTTCGACGCTTGCCTCAACGCCGCGAGCGCCGTCCACGGTCTCGACATCACCCGCGCCGCCATCGCCGCACACACCCATCTCTGCGACCTCGGTGGCAGCAGCGAGGTCCTGTCGCGGCAACTCGAGCTGGACACCTTGGCCTTCGAGCGCGGCGTCACCGTCGTGCCAGGCTGCGGCCTGGCCCCCGGACTCGCGACACTGCTGGCGGCGCACGGCATCCGCAGGCTCGATGAAACCCAGTCCGTGCACATCCGGGTCGGGGAGCTGCCGCGCCGCCCCGTGGGGCCGTTGCAGTTCGGTCTGGCCTTCCCGGTGGAGACGTTGCTCGAGCGCTACAGCGAGCGGGCGGTGCTGATTCGCGACGGCGTGCGCCTTTCCGTCGAACCGCTGACGGAGGTGGAAGAGATCGAGTTCCCCGAGCCCTACGGGACGCTGGAAGCCTTCAACACCGCCGGCGGCCTTTCGACCTTGCCCAGCACCTTCGCCGGCAAGGTGCGCCACATGGACTTCAAATCCGTCCGTTATCCGGGTCACTGCGCGCTGGTGCGCCCGCTCTTCGTGCTCGGCTTCCTGCGCCAGGAGATGGAAACGATCGGCGACCTGGAAGTGCGACCCCGCGAGGTGACGGCGCGGCTGCTGGAAAAAATGCTGCCCGCGGACGGGGAGGATGCGGTGCTGCTGCGGGTCACCGTGGTGGGGTCCAAGTACGGCGGCAGGCGACGGCTGGAGTACGAGCTGATCGACATCGCCGATACGGAGGCCGGGCTCTCCGCCACGATGCGCTGCACCGCTTTCACCGCCAGCGCCGTGGTGCAACACCTCGCCGCGGGGAAGATCGGCCGCCACGGGGTGATCCCGCCGGAGCGCTGTTTGCCCGAGGACGAGATGATCGAGCAGCTGCGCCGGCGCGGCTTGGACATCGTGCAGCGCCAGTCCTAG
- the msrB gene encoding peptide-methionine (R)-S-oxide reductase MsrB, with product MSDPTQRDEEEWRRRLTPLQFHVTREAGTEPPFSGEYVHAKDDGTYHCVCCGAELFGSETKFDSGSGWPSFTAALEPQKVTLHEDRSHGMRRVEVRCARCDAHLGHVFEDGPRPTGKRFCINSVALDLERKAEGDAGT from the coding sequence ATGTCCGACCCAACGCAGCGCGACGAGGAAGAGTGGCGCCGCCGGCTGACGCCGCTGCAGTTCCATGTCACCCGCGAGGCCGGAACGGAGCCGCCCTTCTCCGGCGAGTACGTCCATGCCAAGGACGACGGCACCTACCACTGCGTCTGCTGCGGCGCGGAGCTCTTCGGCTCGGAAACCAAGTTCGACTCCGGCAGCGGCTGGCCGAGCTTCACCGCCGCCCTCGAGCCGCAGAAGGTGACGCTGCACGAGGACCGCAGCCACGGCATGCGTCGCGTCGAGGTGCGCTGCGCTCGCTGCGATGCGCACCTGGGCCACGTCTTCGAGGACGGCCCGCGCCCCACGGGCAAGCGCTTCTGCATCAATTCCGTGGCGTTGGATCTGGAGCGGAAGGCTGAAGGCGACGCCGGCACCTAG
- the aceK gene encoding bifunctional isocitrate dehydrogenase kinase/phosphatase → MQWFEAERPLSAAAAEFVQEAFLQHTAHFRRLTLQARDHFERREALAGRRDAVARLDLYRAAVTVAAAGLHRRLGPKFLDRSTWRAIKSEYADRVGGRGDAEIARTFFNSVTRRLFTTVGVDSEVEFTEEPAAAGGNPGVVETQVFVRQGSIAALVGEILERYRFGVAYEDAARDAELVARRIESFAPRVGVDAIELAKPVFYRNKGAYLVGRLRSPTGDLPLVLALLNTNGQVSVDAVLLAEQEVSIVFSFTHSYFLVDTECPRVLVLFLRELMPLKPVDELYSSIGYSKHGKTVLFTALQQHLGRSEARFDFAPGARGMVMLVFAMPDFDVVFKVIRDRFLPPKTTTRRQVMEKYHLVFHHDRAGRLVGAQEFEHLQFESRRFAPDLLEELRTQARDTVEVDGDRVVIHHLYTERRVTPLDLYLRGAPPADAVEAVLDYGEALRDLAATNIFPGDLLLKNFGVTRQRRIVFYDYDELCLLTDCNIRHLPSPPGEEEEWAGEPWFYASDRDVFPEEFGSFLELRGALRDAFVAQHGELLAVPFWDRMQSAHRQGLILDLFPYVQERRLRAAGPAG, encoded by the coding sequence ATGCAGTGGTTTGAGGCGGAGCGGCCGCTGTCCGCGGCGGCGGCAGAGTTCGTGCAGGAGGCTTTCCTGCAGCACACGGCGCACTTCCGCCGGTTGACGCTGCAGGCCCGCGACCACTTCGAGCGGCGCGAGGCGCTGGCCGGGCGGCGCGACGCCGTGGCCCGACTCGACCTCTACCGCGCCGCGGTCACCGTCGCCGCCGCCGGGTTGCACCGCCGCCTGGGTCCGAAGTTCCTCGATCGCTCTACCTGGCGCGCGATCAAGAGCGAGTACGCCGATCGTGTCGGCGGCCGCGGCGACGCGGAAATCGCCCGCACCTTCTTCAACTCCGTCACCCGGCGCCTCTTCACCACCGTGGGCGTGGATTCGGAAGTGGAGTTCACCGAAGAGCCTGCCGCGGCGGGCGGCAACCCTGGCGTCGTCGAAACCCAGGTCTTCGTGCGCCAGGGCAGCATCGCCGCCCTGGTGGGCGAGATCCTGGAGCGCTACCGCTTCGGCGTCGCCTACGAGGATGCGGCGCGGGATGCGGAGCTGGTGGCGCGCCGGATCGAGTCCTTCGCTCCCCGCGTCGGCGTCGATGCCATCGAGCTGGCGAAGCCGGTGTTCTATCGCAACAAAGGCGCTTACCTCGTGGGTCGCTTGCGGAGCCCGACGGGTGACCTGCCGCTGGTGCTGGCTCTGCTCAACACGAACGGCCAGGTCAGCGTGGACGCGGTGCTGCTCGCGGAGCAGGAGGTGAGCATCGTCTTCAGCTTCACCCACTCCTACTTCCTGGTGGACACCGAGTGCCCGAGAGTGCTGGTGCTCTTCCTGCGCGAGCTCATGCCTCTCAAGCCGGTGGACGAGCTCTACAGCTCCATTGGCTATAGCAAGCACGGCAAGACCGTGCTCTTCACCGCCCTGCAGCAGCATCTCGGGCGCTCCGAGGCACGCTTCGACTTCGCCCCCGGGGCGCGGGGCATGGTGATGCTCGTCTTCGCCATGCCCGACTTCGACGTGGTCTTCAAGGTCATCCGCGACCGCTTCCTGCCGCCGAAGACGACGACGCGCCGGCAAGTGATGGAGAAGTACCACCTCGTGTTCCATCACGATCGCGCCGGGCGCCTGGTGGGCGCCCAGGAGTTCGAGCACCTGCAGTTCGAGAGCCGTCGTTTCGCCCCGGACCTCCTGGAGGAGCTGCGCACCCAGGCCCGGGACACGGTGGAGGTGGACGGGGATCGAGTCGTCATCCATCACCTGTACACCGAGCGCCGGGTGACGCCCCTCGATCTCTACCTGCGCGGAGCGCCGCCGGCCGACGCGGTGGAAGCGGTGCTCGACTACGGCGAGGCGCTCCGCGATCTGGCGGCGACGAACATCTTTCCCGGCGACCTGTTGCTCAAGAACTTCGGCGTCACCCGGCAGCGGCGCATCGTCTTCTACGATTACGACGAGCTCTGCTTGCTCACGGACTGCAACATCCGCCACCTGCCCTCGCCCCCGGGCGAGGAAGAGGAATGGGCCGGCGAGCCGTGGTTCTACGCCAGCGACCGCGATGTCTTTCCCGAGGAGTTCGGCAGTTTCCTGGAGCTCCGGGGCGCGCTCCGCGACGCCTTCGTGGCGCAGCACGGCGAGCTCCTCGCCGTGCCCTTCTGGGACCGCATGCAGTCAGCGCACCGGCAGGGTCTGATTCTCGACCTCTTTCCCTACGTCCAGGAGCGCCGGCTGCGGGCTGCGGGCCCTGCAGGTTGA
- the efp gene encoding elongation factor P — MSIQATQLKVGMVIMHNAKPHRVTNVLHVTPGNWRGMVQTRLVNIESGTNTEHRFRSEDRIDQASLERHSLQFSYGAGDDYHFMNTETYEMTSLHSDVLGDATHYLVEGTVIEALFFDGRVVGVDVPMFVELKVTATPPHMRGATASASPKPATLETGLEIRVPAYINVGDKVKIDTRTDEFIERS; from the coding sequence GTGAGCATTCAGGCCACCCAGCTCAAGGTGGGCATGGTCATCATGCACAATGCCAAGCCGCACCGGGTCACCAACGTCCTGCACGTCACCCCCGGCAACTGGCGCGGCATGGTCCAGACCCGTCTGGTCAACATCGAAAGCGGCACCAACACGGAGCACCGCTTCCGTTCGGAGGATCGAATCGACCAGGCCAGCCTGGAGCGCCACTCGCTGCAGTTCAGCTACGGGGCGGGCGACGACTATCACTTCATGAACACGGAGACGTACGAGATGACCTCGCTGCACTCGGACGTGCTCGGCGACGCCACGCATTACCTGGTGGAGGGCACCGTCATCGAGGCCCTCTTCTTCGACGGCCGCGTGGTGGGCGTCGATGTGCCGATGTTCGTCGAGCTCAAGGTGACGGCGACGCCGCCGCACATGCGCGGCGCCACGGCCTCCGCCTCCCCCAAGCCGGCGACGCTGGAGACCGGGCTCGAGATCAGGGTGCCTGCCTACATCAACGTGGGCGACAAGGTGAAGATCGACACCCGCACCGACGAGTTCATCGAGCGCTCCTGA
- the icd gene encoding NADP-dependent isocitrate dehydrogenase has protein sequence MAQKFAVPPAGGLSISMHDGVLQVPEQPILPFIEGDGTGPDIWRASVRVFDAAVAKAYGGKRRIHWMEVLAGQKAYDYQSSWLPDETVAAFRDYLVGIKGPLTTPIGGGIRSLNVALRQLLDLYVCLRPVRWFQGVPSPVRHPELVDMVIFRENTEDIYAGIEFASGSPEARKLLGFLQENFPEMARKVRFPGSTALGVKPVSVEGTERLVRAALDYAVRNRRKSLTLVHKGNIMKFTEGGFRNWGYALAEREFGDKTYTWEQWERTRKAKNEEAANREQAEALAAGRILVKDAIADITLQQVLTRPKEFDVIATLNLNGDYLSDALAAQVGGIGIAPGGNINYATGHAVFEATHGTAPKYANLDKVNPGSVILSGEMMLRYMGWTEAADLVLRGMDGAIGKRKVTYDFARLMEGATEIKCSEFGDAVIAAM, from the coding sequence ATGGCGCAGAAGTTCGCCGTGCCCCCGGCGGGGGGCCTCTCGATCAGCATGCACGACGGAGTTCTGCAGGTACCGGAGCAGCCGATCCTCCCCTTCATCGAAGGCGATGGCACGGGTCCGGACATCTGGCGCGCCTCGGTGCGTGTCTTCGACGCCGCCGTGGCCAAGGCCTACGGCGGCAAGCGGCGCATCCACTGGATGGAGGTGCTGGCGGGGCAGAAGGCTTACGACTACCAGAGCAGCTGGTTACCCGACGAGACCGTGGCGGCTTTCCGCGACTACCTGGTGGGGATCAAGGGGCCGCTCACTACTCCCATCGGCGGTGGCATCCGCTCGCTCAACGTGGCGCTGCGCCAGCTTCTGGATCTCTACGTCTGCCTGCGCCCGGTGCGCTGGTTCCAAGGCGTGCCGTCGCCGGTGCGCCATCCCGAGCTCGTCGACATGGTGATCTTCCGGGAGAACACCGAGGACATCTACGCCGGCATCGAGTTCGCCAGCGGTTCTCCCGAAGCACGGAAGCTGCTGGGTTTCTTGCAGGAGAACTTCCCCGAGATGGCGCGGAAGGTGCGCTTTCCGGGCAGCACCGCCCTGGGCGTCAAGCCGGTGTCGGTCGAGGGCACCGAGCGCCTGGTGCGCGCCGCTCTGGACTACGCCGTTCGCAACCGGCGCAAGAGCCTGACCCTGGTGCACAAGGGCAACATCATGAAGTTCACCGAGGGCGGCTTCCGCAACTGGGGCTACGCGCTGGCGGAGCGCGAGTTCGGTGACAAGACCTACACCTGGGAACAATGGGAGCGCACCCGCAAGGCGAAGAACGAAGAGGCGGCGAACCGCGAGCAGGCGGAAGCGCTGGCCGCGGGACGCATCCTGGTGAAGGACGCCATCGCCGACATCACCCTGCAGCAGGTGCTGACCCGGCCGAAGGAGTTCGACGTCATCGCCACGCTCAATCTGAACGGCGATTACCTGTCGGATGCGCTGGCGGCGCAGGTAGGGGGCATCGGCATTGCCCCTGGGGGAAACATCAACTACGCCACCGGACACGCCGTCTTCGAGGCCACCCACGGCACGGCACCGAAGTACGCCAACTTGGACAAGGTGAACCCGGGTTCGGTGATCCTGTCCGGGGAGATGATGCTGCGCTACATGGGCTGGACCGAGGCGGCGGATCTCGTCCTCCGCGGCATGGACGGCGCCATCGGCAAGCGCAAGGTGACTTACGACTTCGCGCGCCTCATGGAGGGGGCCACGGAGATCAAGTGCAGCGAGTTCGGCGACGCCGTGATCGCCGCCATGTGA